A genomic region of Herbaspirillum sp. DW155 contains the following coding sequences:
- a CDS encoding HAD family hydrolase translates to MKPSTSPLPHSVAQAPIQAVLFDLDDTLWAIEPVLVRAEGLLYDWLREHAPAVAAAHTITSLRERRMALMQTDPMYRIDLWKLRHTALSEVFREHDVDLALVDPAMALFSEARSTVALFDDVEPALLRMKGRLTLGSVSNGFADLERIGLAGHFGVSIAAHRFGRAKPDPAIFHAACDALQVAPAATVYVGDDPLLDVQGAQQAGLRAVWMNRFGRILPEGIHPDAICRDLHELHDWLQTQA, encoded by the coding sequence ATGAAACCAAGCACCTCCCCCCTGCCGCACTCAGTTGCTCAAGCACCGATCCAGGCCGTGCTGTTCGACCTCGACGACACCCTCTGGGCCATCGAACCGGTGCTGGTGCGCGCTGAAGGGCTGCTCTACGACTGGCTGCGCGAGCATGCTCCTGCAGTGGCAGCGGCCCATACCATCACCAGCCTGCGCGAGCGCCGCATGGCCCTGATGCAGACTGACCCGATGTATCGCATCGATCTCTGGAAGCTGCGCCACACGGCGCTCTCCGAGGTCTTCCGCGAGCATGACGTGGACCTGGCGCTGGTTGATCCGGCCATGGCGCTGTTCTCCGAAGCGCGCAGCACGGTGGCGCTGTTCGATGACGTCGAACCGGCGCTGCTGCGCATGAAGGGGCGGCTGACCCTGGGCTCGGTCTCCAACGGTTTTGCCGATCTGGAACGCATCGGGCTGGCCGGCCACTTCGGCGTCTCGATTGCCGCCCACCGCTTCGGCCGCGCCAAACCTGATCCGGCCATCTTCCACGCTGCCTGCGATGCACTGCAGGTCGCCCCGGCAGCCACCGTGTATGTGGGCGACGATCCGCTACTGGACGTGCAAGGCGCGCAGCAGGCCGGTCTGCGGGCGGTGTGGATGAACCGTTTCGGCCGCATCCTGCCCGAAGGCATCCACCCCGACGCCATCTGCCGCGACCTGCATGAGCTGCACGACTGGCTGCAAACGCAAGCCTGA
- a CDS encoding outer membrane protein assembly factor BamE has product MKSRHHTAALGVLAALAVSLAGCSSTKAPDQAAPTDTSGVKVTGKSDSLFGFLRPYRIDIQQGNFVSKEMVAQLRPGLTRDQVRFVLGTPLLSDMFHANRWDYDFRLAKGNGEVMTSRVSVFFKDDLLDHVEGGQNLPTESEYLTLITDAKVGAKASFGDKPKEESEIKPASPVAPSSATGK; this is encoded by the coding sequence ATGAAGTCCCGTCATCACACCGCCGCCCTTGGCGTCCTTGCAGCACTGGCCGTATCGCTGGCCGGCTGTTCCTCGACCAAGGCGCCGGACCAGGCAGCGCCCACCGATACCTCGGGCGTGAAAGTGACCGGCAAGAGCGATAGCCTGTTCGGCTTCCTGCGACCCTATCGCATCGACATCCAGCAAGGCAACTTCGTCTCCAAGGAAATGGTGGCGCAGCTGCGTCCGGGCCTGACCCGCGACCAGGTGCGCTTCGTGCTGGGCACGCCGCTGCTGTCGGACATGTTCCACGCCAACCGCTGGGATTACGACTTCCGCCTGGCCAAGGGCAATGGCGAGGTCATGACCAGCCGCGTCTCGGTGTTCTTCAAGGATGACCTGCTGGATCACGTCGAGGGCGGCCAGAACCTGCCCACCGAAAGCGAATACCTGACCCTGATCACCGACGCCAAGGTCGGCGCCAAGGCCAGCTTCGGCGACAAACCCAAGGAAGAGAGCGAGATCAAACCGGCCTCCCCGGTCGCGCCCTCCTCGGCCACCGGCAAATAA
- a CDS encoding NAD kinase, translating to MWPIKLPVQAAVPKTVAIVGKFQAVGIAQILSDIAVFLESHGHTVVFETETAENIALQGYDSMTPEQIGQHADVAIVVGGDGTMLGIARQLAPYNVPLIGINQGRLGFITDIAQDRMIPALGEMLEGKVEAESRSLLEARVYREGGEIFRALALNDVVVARGSTSGMVELRVEVDGRFMYNQRSDGLIVATPTGSTAYALSAGGPILHPSLHGIVMVPISPHSLSNRPITLSDSCEIVIQVVAGREVSANFDMQSLTSVLHGDRIVIRRSAHKITFLHPEGWSYFDTLREKLHWNEYPSIEGRLQ from the coding sequence ATGTGGCCCATCAAATTACCCGTTCAGGCAGCTGTACCCAAAACCGTCGCCATCGTCGGCAAGTTCCAGGCCGTCGGCATCGCGCAGATCTTGTCGGACATCGCTGTGTTCCTGGAATCGCACGGCCACACCGTGGTCTTCGAGACCGAGACCGCCGAGAACATCGCCCTGCAAGGCTATGACAGCATGACCCCCGAGCAGATCGGCCAGCATGCGGACGTGGCCATCGTGGTCGGTGGCGATGGCACCATGCTGGGCATCGCGCGCCAGCTGGCGCCTTACAACGTGCCGCTGATCGGCATCAACCAGGGGCGCCTGGGCTTCATCACCGATATCGCGCAAGACCGCATGATACCGGCTCTGGGCGAAATGCTGGAAGGCAAGGTGGAAGCCGAGTCGCGCTCGCTGCTGGAAGCGCGGGTCTACCGCGAAGGCGGCGAGATCTTCCGTGCGCTGGCCTTGAACGACGTGGTGGTGGCGCGCGGTTCCACCTCCGGCATGGTCGAGCTGCGGGTGGAAGTCGATGGCCGCTTCATGTACAACCAGCGCTCCGATGGCCTCATCGTGGCCACCCCCACCGGTTCCACGGCCTATGCGCTGTCGGCGGGCGGGCCCATCCTGCATCCCAGCCTGCATGGCATCGTGATGGTGCCGATCTCGCCGCATTCGCTGTCCAACCGTCCCATCACGCTGTCGGATTCCTGCGAGATCGTCATCCAGGTGGTGGCCGGGCGCGAGGTCAGCGCCAACTTCGACATGCAATCCTTGACCAGCGTGCTGCATGGCGACCGTATCGTGATCCGCCGTTCGGCGCACAAGATCACCTTCCTGCATCCCGAGGGCTGGAGCTATTTCGATACCCTGCGCGAGAAGCTGCACTGGAATGAATACCCGTCGATAGAAGGCCGATTACAATAA
- the fur gene encoding ferric iron uptake transcriptional regulator — protein sequence MPNNPSELKASGLKATLPRLKILEIFQNTSVRHLSAEDVYKQLLSDNLDVGLATVYRVLTQFEQAGLLQRNHFETGKAVFELNEGSHHDHLVCLDCGKVEEFFDAEIEKRQLKIAQEHGFEIADHALALYGHCKNCKKVKK from the coding sequence ATGCCGAACAATCCATCCGAACTGAAGGCCAGCGGCCTGAAGGCGACCCTGCCGCGCCTGAAGATCCTTGAAATCTTCCAGAACACCTCCGTGCGCCACTTGAGCGCCGAAGACGTCTACAAACAATTGCTTTCCGACAATCTCGACGTGGGCCTGGCCACTGTCTATCGCGTGCTGACCCAGTTCGAGCAGGCCGGACTGCTCCAGCGCAATCACTTCGAGACCGGCAAGGCCGTCTTCGAACTCAACGAAGGCTCGCACCACGATCACCTGGTCTGCCTGGATTGCGGCAAGGTCGAGGAATTCTTCGACGCCGAAATCGAAAAGCGCCAGTTGAAGATTGCCCAGGAGCACGGGTTCGAGATTGCCGACCATGCCCTGGCCCTCTATGGTCATTGCAAGAACTGCAAGAAAGTGAAGAAGTAA
- the hrcA gene encoding heat-inducible transcriptional repressor HrcA: protein MQLDNRARTLLKALVERYIADGQPVGSRALSKLSGLELSPATIRNIMADLEEMGFVASPHTSAGRVPTPRGYRMFVDTLLTVEAIDESALEGRLQARLQHSGSPQKIITNAAQVLSSLSQFAGVVMTPKRESVFQQIEFLRLSEKRILLVIVDQGGDVQNRMLLTEVDYTPSQLTQAANYINQHYAGQSFDQVRVHLQGELRQLRDDMTALMQAAVEAGSDAMNEEADNNVVISGERNLLSVTDLSSNMNSLRRLFDMFEQKTGLLQLLDVSSKATGVQIFIGGESQLVPMDDMSIVTAPYEVNGRIVGTLGVIGPTRMAYERVIPIVDITAKLLSSALSQH from the coding sequence ATGCAACTCGATAACCGCGCCCGCACTCTCCTGAAAGCCCTGGTCGAACGGTACATCGCCGACGGCCAGCCGGTGGGTTCTCGCGCCCTGTCGAAACTGTCGGGCCTGGAACTGTCGCCGGCGACCATCCGCAACATCATGGCCGATCTCGAAGAGATGGGCTTCGTCGCCAGCCCGCACACCTCGGCCGGCCGCGTGCCCACGCCGCGCGGCTATCGCATGTTCGTCGATACCCTCCTGACCGTCGAGGCCATCGACGAAAGCGCCCTCGAAGGCCGTCTGCAGGCGCGTTTGCAACACAGCGGTTCGCCCCAGAAGATCATCACCAATGCAGCCCAGGTGCTGTCCTCGCTGTCACAGTTCGCGGGCGTGGTGATGACGCCCAAGCGCGAATCGGTGTTCCAGCAGATCGAGTTCCTGCGGCTGTCGGAAAAGCGCATCCTCCTGGTCATCGTCGACCAGGGCGGCGACGTGCAGAACCGCATGCTGCTCACCGAGGTCGACTACACCCCGAGTCAGTTGACCCAGGCCGCCAATTACATCAACCAGCATTACGCCGGCCAGTCCTTCGACCAGGTGCGCGTGCACCTGCAGGGCGAACTGCGCCAGCTGCGCGACGACATGACCGCGCTCATGCAAGCTGCGGTCGAAGCCGGCAGCGACGCCATGAACGAGGAAGCCGACAACAACGTGGTCATCTCCGGCGAGCGCAACCTGCTGTCGGTGACCGACCTGTCCTCCAACATGAATTCGCTGCGCCGCCTGTTCGACATGTTCGAGCAGAAGACCGGGCTGTTGCAGCTGCTGGACGTCTCCAGCAAGGCCACCGGGGTGCAGATCTTCATCGGCGGCGAATCCCAGCTGGTACCCATGGATGACATGAGCATCGTCACCGCGCCCTACGAAGTCAACGGCCGCATCGTCGGCACCCTGGGCGTGATCGGGCCGACCCGCATGGCCTACGAACGCGTCATCCCCATCGTCGACATCACCGCCAAGCTGCTCTCCAGCGCATTGAGCCAGCACTGA